Proteins from a single region of Stappia sp. ES.058:
- a CDS encoding phage portal protein, with translation MVTVKPRIRVKAGDTTGATASVSQSYASARPSQALSGWHPSLLSADASWLDARDTSVARIRDLERNEGWVSSGIDKQVDMLVGGTFRLNAKPDALALGIDEDAARELGRQIQAEWRGYAEDPTFRCDAERQLPFAGIMGLIAREFVTTGESLCVLRWKERSGWPFATAMQVIDPDRLSNPHNGLDTDRLCGGVERDEDGEPVAYHIRRAHPGDVFMRGARSTTWERIPRWDDLGFAQRPKVLHVYDKKRPGQTRGVSRLVSTLIKLKMLSRYSEAEVKTAAINATIVGAIYTQMGSDYAAERLGEESAVADWDLFNAQRADFYQQSARVMDENRFITLFPTDRLDLNTQPRQTAGYPAFQTAFLQAFAAALGVSYEQLSMDWSQVNYSSARAALNEVWRGVARLRAILTWSAANLIYYAFLEEALDSGRIALPEGARDFYEAPAAWLRGEWIGPARGYIDPVKEAQAAVLRMDAQISTLERESAEQGSDYETILAQLAREREDRRRLGLSDPGTDMGVTAPTDEPAGQGAQTGGQAT, from the coding sequence ATGGTCACAGTGAAACCCCGCATTCGCGTGAAGGCCGGCGACACGACGGGTGCGACGGCGTCGGTCTCGCAGTCCTATGCGAGCGCTCGTCCGTCTCAGGCCTTGTCGGGGTGGCATCCGTCATTGCTGTCGGCCGACGCCTCCTGGCTGGATGCGCGAGACACCTCCGTTGCGCGGATTCGCGATCTGGAGCGGAACGAGGGCTGGGTGTCGAGCGGGATCGACAAGCAGGTCGACATGCTGGTCGGCGGCACCTTCCGGCTGAACGCCAAGCCGGATGCGCTGGCACTGGGGATCGACGAGGACGCGGCGCGCGAGCTCGGTCGACAGATCCAGGCGGAGTGGCGAGGGTATGCCGAGGACCCGACCTTCCGCTGCGACGCCGAGCGGCAATTGCCGTTCGCGGGCATCATGGGACTGATCGCGCGTGAGTTCGTCACGACGGGCGAGAGCCTTTGCGTATTGCGCTGGAAGGAACGGTCGGGCTGGCCTTTCGCAACTGCGATGCAGGTCATCGACCCTGATCGTCTGTCCAATCCGCACAACGGACTTGATACGGACCGCCTTTGTGGTGGCGTGGAACGAGACGAGGACGGGGAGCCGGTCGCCTATCACATTCGGCGCGCGCATCCCGGCGATGTGTTCATGCGGGGCGCGCGGTCGACCACCTGGGAGCGGATCCCGCGGTGGGACGATCTCGGCTTCGCGCAGCGTCCGAAGGTCCTGCACGTTTATGACAAGAAGCGCCCCGGACAGACCCGGGGCGTGTCCCGGCTTGTGTCGACGCTGATCAAGCTGAAGATGCTCTCGCGTTACTCCGAAGCCGAGGTCAAGACGGCGGCGATCAATGCGACCATCGTCGGTGCGATCTATACGCAAATGGGATCGGACTACGCGGCCGAGCGGCTTGGCGAGGAAAGCGCGGTTGCCGATTGGGACCTCTTCAACGCACAACGCGCGGACTTTTATCAGCAGTCCGCGCGAGTGATGGATGAAAACCGTTTCATCACCCTGTTTCCGACCGATCGCCTCGATCTCAACACCCAGCCGCGTCAAACGGCGGGGTATCCCGCGTTTCAGACGGCGTTCCTGCAGGCCTTCGCCGCGGCGCTCGGGGTGTCCTACGAGCAGCTCTCGATGGACTGGTCGCAGGTCAACTATTCCTCGGCCCGCGCAGCGCTGAACGAGGTCTGGCGCGGCGTGGCCCGCTTGCGCGCGATCCTGACCTGGTCGGCTGCGAACCTGATCTACTACGCATTCCTCGAGGAAGCGCTCGACAGCGGGCGGATCGCGCTCCCGGAAGGCGCTCGAGACTTCTACGAGGCGCCGGCGGCCTGGCTTCGGGGAGAGTGGATTGGCCCGGCACGCGGTTACATCGATCCGGTCAAGGAAGCGCAGGCGGCTGTCCTGCGGATGGATGCGCAGATCTCGACGTTGGAGCGCGAGAGCGCTGAGCAGGGCAGCGACTACGAAACCATTCTGGCGCAGCTGGCCCGCGAGCGCGAGGACCGCCGCCGCCTCGGCCTGTCCGATCCGGGTACTGACATGGGCGTGACAGCGCCGACTGACGAACCGGCGGGGCAAGGCGCGCAGACGGGAGGGCAGGCGACATGA
- a CDS encoding MarR family transcriptional regulator: MRTSPAPGGGPRYSIIPACAVTDPRFQGRDLQILGLIGRHTDRNGWCRLNQGKLAAAIAVSRTTVTRSIARLVDWGYLETRTHWRTDGGRAASSYRVRMDVDDVLAAPEIDIEDDPDPAEEAAVSGAENGPDAGETGTPPVHQVNTPLCTLGAHPPVHSGCTPLTTPILNDQKKPQRQKKAETPGEIGATDLPDDPPPGDGQGREADDEGAERRATAGDGAPEGEREADAEDRDGPDRSAAARKAAETKAFDRLVTDWPGGNSESQKRIRSAWDALSAQDKRDAVERAERYRVEAARAGRKRSRLGAYLEERRFVHVRMPAVRPAPADGGKPSARLPDDAVRAFLSHASARAVLEMAARDGLVQALAQDVAAWHRLTTVERYREKRDEWLPARDVRRERLTVDSPLNTALRAMADAMEEKAAIWQAFAFDVLGWSARDGPGDGGETAVAKRASG, translated from the coding sequence GTGAGGACATCTCCGGCGCCTGGCGGCGGGCCGCGCTATTCGATCATTCCGGCCTGCGCGGTCACCGATCCGCGTTTTCAGGGGCGCGACCTGCAAATTCTAGGGCTGATCGGCCGGCACACCGACCGCAACGGCTGGTGCCGGCTCAACCAGGGCAAGCTCGCTGCGGCCATCGCCGTGTCGCGCACCACGGTGACGCGTTCCATCGCCCGCCTGGTCGACTGGGGTTATCTGGAAACGCGCACGCACTGGCGCACGGACGGCGGGCGCGCGGCCTCGAGCTACCGCGTGCGCATGGACGTCGACGACGTGCTGGCCGCGCCGGAGATCGATATCGAGGACGATCCCGATCCGGCGGAAGAGGCGGCGGTTTCGGGCGCGGAAAACGGGCCGGACGCGGGCGAAACGGGCACCCCCCCTGTGCACCAGGTGAACACCCCCCTGTGCACTCTGGGTGCACACCCCCCTGTTCACTCTGGGTGCACACCACTAACGACCCCAATTCTTAACGATCAAAAAAAACCTCAAAGGCAAAAAAAAGCGGAAACGCCGGGGGAGATCGGGGCGACCGACCTGCCGGACGATCCGCCTCCGGGCGACGGGCAAGGCCGGGAGGCCGACGACGAGGGGGCGGAGCGCAGGGCGACGGCCGGCGACGGGGCTCCGGAAGGGGAGCGCGAGGCGGATGCGGAGGATCGCGACGGACCGGACCGGAGTGCGGCGGCACGGAAGGCGGCGGAAACCAAGGCGTTCGACCGGCTCGTGACCGATTGGCCGGGCGGTAACAGCGAAAGCCAGAAGCGGATCCGGTCGGCCTGGGACGCACTGTCGGCACAGGACAAGCGCGACGCGGTGGAGCGGGCCGAGCGGTATCGCGTCGAGGCCGCGAGGGCCGGGCGCAAGCGGTCCCGGCTTGGTGCGTATCTGGAGGAGCGGCGGTTCGTGCATGTGCGCATGCCGGCCGTGCGTCCGGCGCCGGCCGATGGCGGCAAGCCGTCGGCCCGGCTGCCGGATGACGCGGTGCGGGCCTTTCTGTCCCATGCCTCGGCACGGGCGGTGCTGGAGATGGCCGCGCGTGACGGGCTTGTGCAAGCGCTCGCCCAGGACGTCGCCGCGTGGCACCGCCTGACGACCGTCGAGCGCTATCGCGAGAAGCGGGACGAGTGGCTGCCAGCGCGGGATGTGCGGCGAGAGCGACTAACCGTCGACAGCCCGCTCAACACTGCGCTTCGGGCTATGGCGGATGCGATGGAAGAGAAGGCGGCGATCTGGCAGGCCTTTGCTTTCGATGTGCTGGGCTGGTCGGCGCGCGACGGGCCGGGCGACGGCGGCGAGACGGCCGTGGCGAAACGGGCGAGCGGGTGA
- a CDS encoding head decoration protein, giving the protein MAKVEYQPGGLIAGDFPQMQRSVTILTGATLVRGTVLGRITASDKYTTSLAASSDGSEDPGPVLAVDVDTTGGDVVAPVLFSGEFAADQLTFGTGHDADSVEAAWRVAGLPLAMRSRA; this is encoded by the coding sequence ATGGCCAAGGTCGAATATCAGCCCGGCGGACTGATCGCCGGCGATTTTCCGCAGATGCAGCGCAGCGTCACGATCCTCACCGGCGCCACGCTGGTGCGGGGTACCGTGCTCGGGCGCATCACGGCGAGTGACAAATACACAACCTCGCTCGCCGCATCGAGCGATGGCTCCGAGGACCCGGGGCCGGTGCTTGCCGTCGATGTCGACACGACCGGCGGGGATGTCGTCGCGCCGGTGCTGTTCTCCGGCGAATTCGCCGCCGACCAGCTCACGTTCGGCACCGGTCACGATGCCGACAGCGTCGAGGCGGCCTGGCGCGTCGCCGGGCTCCCGCTCGCGATGCGCAGCCGCGCCTGA
- a CDS encoding helix-turn-helix domain-containing protein — MTAPVIVSPADPEKIAAVLQAKRARETAQALRVVQRRLMRGRDLSATHRVIACRVPSAAPPAPETLPPVTREVTIVDVEDVICDVVERRGVTRAQVLAGSRISQITDARHEIWWTLHVEHGLSYSRIGRVFNRDHTTVLHGVKRWQARAERRQRIDAFLARVLAENGCAPEALASGGRGTEARRARRVAIQALTERMGLSAADVGEVVGLSRDAVQQRLSRWRRASGEGDL, encoded by the coding sequence ATGACCGCGCCCGTTATCGTCTCGCCCGCCGATCCAGAAAAAATCGCGGCCGTGCTGCAGGCCAAGCGCGCGCGAGAGACCGCGCAGGCGCTGCGGGTCGTGCAGCGGCGGCTGATGCGCGGGCGCGATCTTTCCGCGACGCACAGGGTGATTGCCTGCCGCGTGCCGTCCGCCGCGCCGCCTGCGCCAGAGACGCTTCCGCCGGTCACGCGCGAGGTGACGATTGTCGATGTCGAGGACGTCATCTGCGACGTCGTCGAGCGGCGCGGGGTGACACGGGCACAGGTGCTCGCGGGATCGCGAATTTCACAGATCACCGATGCGCGGCACGAGATCTGGTGGACGCTCCATGTCGAGCACGGCTTGTCCTATTCGCGCATCGGGCGCGTGTTCAACCGCGACCACACCACCGTCCTGCACGGCGTCAAGCGCTGGCAGGCGCGCGCCGAGCGGCGGCAGCGGATCGACGCGTTTCTCGCCCGCGTGCTGGCGGAAAACGGCTGCGCGCCGGAAGCGCTCGCAAGCGGCGGGCGCGGGACGGAGGCGCGCCGGGCGCGGCGCGTGGCTATTCAAGCGCTGACCGAGCGAATGGGGCTGTCCGCAGCCGACGTGGGCGAGGTCGTGGGGCTGTCTCGCGATGCCGTGCAGCAGCGGCTGTCACGGTGGCGGCGCGCGTCCGGGGAGGGCGATCTGTGA
- a CDS encoding phage terminase large subunit family protein, translating into MIVETANAEYVATEAFIEVMTPPPPVDYLAWAKENIVFSQRESSFPGPYNPDLFPYFSEVLTALSPEDPCRIVTLMGGAQIGKTVVANIYTCGSIAMDPGDFLVVHPTEPNAKRWSKMKLSPMLRGTASLRHLFPMSSRDGSDSVLYKERRDGRGAIQISGANSPASLSQVSMRRQFQDDLAKWDMNSAGDPEGQADSRSNGFEFAKILKLSTPLIMPGCRITRNYQAGSQEKPYVPCPHCGHMQVLTWSSMVENLDEDAPEDAHFVCEDPDCGGVIQEHHRPSMLARLEWRADNPKARRHHRSFWIWAAYSVLTSWERIARAWIKAKGEPASEQVFFNDQAGEAYVTEGDAPDWEGLRDRAEADGYPLGVVPAGALVTTLGIDCQDDRVEWHLVGWGRNKQRYVIHYGVIAGHIREDATRSKLDTLLKQDWPNVFGQRLLVDMVAIDGNAYTAEVWEWVRRHPAGRVIMVRGARSETAPLLQRVKKETDEKTGKLKRYSRRFYNFNGAVFKMALYANLRKTDPLEPGFVGLPRGLEDEYYRQLTSERRVEKKLRSGFKVYVWEKDSAQANEALDTMNQAEAAAIRFGVRSMAETHWDKLEAEREIAPPEQQLDLEELPLAPAPVEPTASDGRAVASAGKTKAARPNGPTVRSSKARTPGSLDALARLNNR; encoded by the coding sequence ATGATCGTCGAGACGGCGAATGCGGAGTACGTGGCGACGGAAGCCTTCATCGAGGTGATGACGCCGCCGCCGCCGGTGGACTATCTGGCCTGGGCCAAGGAAAACATCGTCTTTTCGCAGCGTGAAAGCTCGTTTCCGGGTCCGTACAATCCGGACCTGTTTCCGTATTTCAGCGAGGTGCTGACCGCTCTTTCGCCGGAGGACCCTTGCCGGATAGTGACGCTGATGGGCGGCGCGCAGATCGGCAAGACGGTTGTCGCGAATATCTACACCTGCGGATCGATCGCCATGGATCCGGGTGACTTCCTGGTGGTGCATCCGACCGAGCCGAACGCGAAACGCTGGTCGAAAATGAAGCTTTCGCCCATGCTGCGGGGCACGGCGAGCCTTCGGCATCTCTTCCCGATGTCTTCCCGGGACGGATCGGATTCGGTTCTCTACAAAGAGCGGCGCGACGGGCGCGGCGCGATCCAGATCTCGGGCGCCAATTCGCCGGCCTCTCTGTCTCAGGTCAGCATGCGCCGGCAGTTCCAGGACGATCTGGCCAAGTGGGACATGAATTCCGCCGGCGATCCGGAAGGCCAGGCGGACAGCCGGTCGAACGGATTCGAGTTCGCGAAGATCCTGAAGCTTTCGACGCCGCTGATTATGCCCGGCTGTCGGATCACGCGGAACTATCAGGCGGGAAGTCAGGAAAAGCCATATGTGCCGTGTCCCCATTGCGGGCACATGCAGGTGTTGACCTGGTCGAGCATGGTGGAGAACCTGGACGAGGACGCGCCGGAAGATGCGCACTTTGTCTGCGAGGATCCCGATTGCGGCGGAGTTATTCAGGAGCATCATCGCCCGAGCATGCTCGCGCGGCTCGAGTGGCGGGCCGACAATCCGAAGGCGCGCCGGCATCACCGGTCGTTTTGGATCTGGGCGGCCTATTCTGTACTCACCAGTTGGGAGCGCATCGCGCGTGCCTGGATCAAGGCCAAGGGGGAGCCGGCTTCCGAGCAGGTCTTCTTTAACGACCAGGCCGGCGAAGCTTATGTCACCGAGGGCGACGCGCCCGATTGGGAGGGGCTGAGAGATCGGGCCGAAGCGGACGGATATCCGCTTGGTGTCGTGCCGGCGGGTGCGCTCGTCACGACCCTCGGGATTGATTGTCAGGATGATCGGGTCGAGTGGCACCTCGTCGGATGGGGCCGCAACAAGCAGCGATATGTCATCCACTATGGGGTGATTGCGGGGCATATCCGCGAGGACGCGACGCGTTCGAAGCTGGACACGCTCTTGAAGCAGGACTGGCCGAATGTCTTCGGACAGCGCCTGCTGGTGGACATGGTGGCGATCGACGGCAATGCCTACACGGCGGAGGTCTGGGAGTGGGTCCGGCGGCATCCGGCGGGCCGGGTCATCATGGTGCGCGGCGCGCGGTCGGAGACGGCCCCGCTGCTGCAGCGGGTCAAGAAGGAAACCGACGAGAAGACCGGCAAGCTGAAGCGGTACTCGCGCCGCTTCTACAATTTCAACGGCGCGGTCTTCAAAATGGCCCTTTATGCGAACCTGCGAAAGACGGATCCGCTGGAGCCCGGCTTCGTCGGATTGCCGCGCGGTCTCGAGGACGAGTACTACCGCCAGCTCACGTCGGAGCGCCGCGTCGAGAAAAAGCTGCGCAGCGGCTTCAAGGTCTACGTCTGGGAAAAGGATTCCGCACAGGCGAACGAGGCGCTGGACACGATGAACCAGGCCGAGGCGGCGGCGATCCGCTTCGGGGTCCGGTCGATGGCGGAGACTCATTGGGACAAGCTCGAGGCGGAACGCGAAATCGCGCCGCCCGAGCAGCAACTCGATCTCGAGGAGCTTCCGCTTGCTCCTGCTCCCGTCGAGCCGACCGCAAGCGACGGGCGCGCGGTCGCGTCCGCAGGCAAGACAAAGGCCGCGCGTCCGAACGGGCCGACCGTCCGGTCGAGCAAGGCGCGGACCCCTGGCAGCCTCGATGCGCTCGCCCGGCTGAACAACAGGTAG
- a CDS encoding S49 family peptidase encodes MITLGTQRHVALADGAEGGFVECLTRLAAGPDTIKGAVWIDDESGARLYEVAGPVAVIGVRGGLFDYLPFHGAEWATGYNCIRLAVDAARRDPAISVIALAINSPGGLVSGCFELVEWLRDVAGEIPLFAVVDGLCASAAYAIASACTAGISAPQTAAVGSIGVYRLHMDLSKYLEKSGIVVTAVKSGKWKTSGAPFAPLGQEVEADWQATVDAYRALFAEQVAAGRALSPADVLATEARLYDGPIGIREALDLGLIDGILPPDEAFARILEQAAVPA; translated from the coding sequence ATGATCACGCTGGGAACCCAGAGACACGTCGCTCTTGCGGATGGTGCGGAGGGGGGCTTTGTCGAGTGTCTGACCCGTCTGGCGGCTGGCCCCGACACGATCAAGGGGGCGGTCTGGATCGACGACGAGTCGGGTGCGCGGCTCTACGAGGTCGCTGGCCCTGTCGCCGTCATCGGAGTGCGCGGCGGTCTGTTCGACTATCTGCCGTTTCACGGCGCCGAATGGGCGACGGGCTACAATTGCATTCGGCTCGCGGTCGATGCAGCGCGCCGGGATCCGGCGATCAGTGTCATCGCTCTTGCGATCAACAGTCCGGGCGGGCTGGTTTCCGGCTGTTTCGAGCTCGTCGAATGGCTGCGCGATGTCGCCGGAGAGATCCCGTTGTTCGCTGTGGTCGATGGCCTGTGCGCCAGCGCGGCCTATGCCATCGCCAGTGCCTGCACCGCCGGGATTTCCGCTCCGCAGACGGCCGCGGTCGGGTCGATCGGCGTCTATCGGCTGCACATGGATCTTTCCAAGTATCTGGAAAAGAGCGGGATCGTCGTTACGGCGGTCAAGTCGGGCAAGTGGAAGACGTCCGGCGCTCCCTTCGCGCCGCTTGGGCAGGAGGTTGAGGCCGACTGGCAAGCCACCGTCGATGCCTATCGCGCTCTTTTCGCCGAGCAGGTCGCAGCCGGCCGCGCGCTCTCGCCAGCCGACGTGCTCGCCACCGAGGCCCGTCTTTATGACGGGCCGATCGGTATCCGTGAGGCCCTCGATCTCGGTCTGATCGACGGCATTCTCCCGCCGGACGAAGCGTTCGCGCGGATCCTGGAACAGGCGGCAGTGCCGGCCTGA
- a CDS encoding major capsid protein, whose protein sequence is MDRLYSTTALIKVLDTLDRPTAWLKNTFFANEIQFTTSEIAFDKLKMRRKLAPFVSPRVAGKARRSRGRQVTTFEPAYVKPLDEISPNENFVRLEGERFAGDLSPEERFQRNTMQKLDDQEKEITRREEWMCAQILQTGKVIVEGEDYPTQEVDFGRDAGLTKHLLTTSRWGESDVKVLPNLRAWATEVAVASGASATQVVLGAEAAEIFQADADVREVLDNRRQASGSMELGPVATGAQDMVAAYLGSIGMFDFWQYTQKYEDDDGNVLDFFPSFGCGLVAPQAHDGMMTYGAIQDNLALRSMQRFPKMWDQQNPSITFLMTQAAPLPVPSDANGSAFIMVR, encoded by the coding sequence ATGGATCGTCTCTATTCCACGACCGCGCTGATCAAGGTGCTCGACACGCTCGATCGGCCGACCGCATGGCTCAAGAACACGTTTTTCGCAAACGAGATCCAGTTCACGACCTCGGAGATTGCCTTCGACAAGCTGAAGATGCGCCGCAAGCTGGCGCCCTTCGTCAGCCCGCGCGTTGCCGGCAAGGCCCGTCGCTCGCGCGGGCGGCAGGTCACCACCTTCGAGCCGGCCTATGTCAAGCCGCTCGACGAGATTTCGCCAAACGAAAACTTCGTGCGCCTCGAGGGCGAGCGTTTCGCCGGAGATCTTTCGCCGGAGGAGCGCTTCCAGCGCAACACCATGCAGAAGCTCGACGATCAGGAAAAGGAGATCACGCGCCGCGAGGAATGGATGTGCGCCCAGATCCTGCAGACCGGCAAGGTGATCGTCGAGGGCGAGGACTATCCGACCCAGGAGGTGGACTTCGGTCGCGATGCGGGTCTCACCAAGCATCTGCTGACGACGTCGCGCTGGGGCGAGTCCGACGTCAAGGTTCTGCCCAATCTTCGCGCCTGGGCGACCGAGGTCGCGGTGGCCTCGGGGGCGTCCGCGACGCAGGTTGTTCTCGGCGCCGAGGCGGCGGAAATTTTTCAAGCCGACGCCGACGTGCGCGAGGTTCTCGACAATCGCCGTCAGGCGTCGGGCTCGATGGAGCTCGGGCCGGTCGCGACCGGCGCGCAGGACATGGTCGCGGCCTACCTCGGCTCCATCGGCATGTTCGACTTCTGGCAGTACACCCAGAAGTACGAGGACGACGACGGCAACGTTCTGGATTTCTTCCCGTCTTTCGGCTGCGGTCTCGTCGCGCCGCAGGCACACGACGGGATGATGACCTATGGCGCCATCCAGGACAATCTCGCGCTTCGGTCCATGCAGCGCTTCCCGAAGATGTGGGATCAGCAGAATCCGTCGATCACCTTCCTGATGACACAGGCCGCGCCGCTGCCCGTGCCGTCGGATGCCAACGGGTCCGCCTTCATCATGGTGCGCTGA
- a CDS encoding DUF6441 family protein has translation MTDTKLALVGNLQKTLDAEKTAVAKGIRGGMEALTDLGKRRLRQQVTRAGLGERLSKTWRGKVYPGAKVETFEPAGPIWSKAPHIVRAFSEGRPIRSKASGGWLAIPTDLAPPTRKRGARRKRMSMDDFLDEFGMDSLRVFAPPGRGRRVLYAVADKGFARGRGKRRKPKAEPLLMYVLVKQVRLRRVLNVDTVERGLVRLAPEYITKRIIGGLSDGQ, from the coding sequence ATGACCGACACGAAACTCGCCCTCGTCGGAAACCTGCAGAAAACGCTGGACGCCGAAAAGACGGCGGTCGCGAAAGGCATTCGCGGCGGCATGGAGGCGCTGACGGATCTGGGCAAGAGGCGCCTGCGGCAGCAGGTGACGCGCGCCGGCCTTGGCGAGCGGCTCTCGAAGACCTGGCGCGGCAAGGTCTATCCGGGCGCCAAGGTGGAAACCTTCGAGCCGGCCGGCCCCATCTGGAGCAAGGCGCCGCATATCGTGCGGGCGTTTTCTGAAGGCCGGCCCATCCGGTCGAAGGCAAGCGGTGGGTGGCTTGCGATCCCGACGGATCTTGCGCCGCCGACACGAAAGCGCGGTGCAAGGCGCAAGCGCATGTCGATGGACGATTTTCTCGACGAGTTCGGCATGGACAGTCTCAGGGTGTTTGCACCGCCAGGCCGTGGTCGACGGGTGCTTTACGCGGTTGCGGACAAAGGGTTCGCGCGCGGTCGCGGAAAGCGTCGCAAGCCGAAGGCGGAACCGCTGCTGATGTATGTGCTGGTCAAGCAGGTTCGCCTTCGTCGGGTCCTCAATGTCGACACGGTCGAGCGCGGGCTTGTTCGCCTTGCGCCGGAGTACATAACCAAACGCATCATCGGAGGGTTGTCGGATGGTCAGTGA
- a CDS encoding phage tail tube protein, with translation MPTAATPRGKTANLLFGTQADFATLAPVDYIRTLFYSESLAETSPFEDDAILGTARDNNRDATAPADGLASLAGDIVVPVDVNHFAYWLTMLLGAPVTTGAGPYEHAFASGGEVLPYRTIEFEKRAGAAFFQNVGCLASSLSFDWTRAGGFRQATVSIVGRNQEKTAATVGGAPAAILARSPLSAAQAVLRINGVSAAHVLGGSFTYANNPEEDASINGTPYPSGYLLDQDATVTGAMQLRYVDETYFDLMTAGDPVAIELEFGSAADAKIVFALPAVRFEKGAFAPISGPGGLQADLNWRGEQSAAAAMMTVTVTNQIATYA, from the coding sequence ATGCCCACCGCAGCCACGCCCCGCGGCAAGACCGCGAACCTTCTGTTCGGAACCCAGGCGGATTTCGCGACGCTCGCGCCCGTCGACTACATCCGCACGCTGTTCTACTCGGAGTCGCTCGCGGAGACCTCGCCGTTCGAGGATGACGCCATTCTCGGCACGGCGCGCGACAACAATCGCGACGCCACCGCGCCTGCGGACGGGCTGGCCTCGCTTGCCGGCGACATCGTCGTGCCGGTCGACGTCAACCACTTCGCCTATTGGCTGACCATGCTTCTCGGTGCGCCGGTCACGACCGGAGCCGGACCCTATGAGCATGCCTTCGCTTCCGGCGGGGAGGTGCTGCCCTATCGCACCATCGAGTTCGAAAAGCGCGCGGGTGCTGCGTTCTTCCAGAACGTCGGCTGCCTCGCATCGTCACTGTCCTTCGACTGGACGCGGGCGGGCGGGTTCCGGCAGGCGACCGTCTCGATCGTCGGGCGCAACCAGGAGAAGACCGCAGCGACGGTCGGTGGCGCGCCCGCCGCGATCCTTGCCCGCTCGCCGCTTTCGGCGGCGCAGGCCGTGCTGCGCATCAACGGCGTATCCGCCGCACATGTGCTTGGCGGATCCTTCACCTACGCCAATAACCCGGAAGAGGATGCCTCGATCAACGGCACGCCCTATCCGTCGGGCTATCTGCTCGATCAGGACGCCACGGTTACCGGTGCGATGCAGCTGCGCTATGTTGACGAGACCTATTTCGACCTGATGACGGCCGGCGATCCGGTGGCGATCGAGCTGGAATTCGGCAGTGCCGCCGACGCGAAGATCGTCTTCGCGCTTCCGGCGGTGCGGTTCGAGAAAGGCGCCTTCGCACCGATCAGCGGTCCGGGCGGGCTGCAGGCGGATCTGAACTGGCGCGGCGAGCAGTCCGCCGCGGCCGCCATGATGACGGTTACCGTCACCAACCAGATTGCGACCTACGCATGA
- a CDS encoding DUF1833 family protein, whose amino-acid sequence MSDIRTQAIREAYASVTSDVVLQTMELRHPSFVEGGTPIALRFVQDGIDHDLLLEADAPMDAGQVVSFKAMPFGFTPPSSEEGQVPSVSFWIDNVSSEIHRHLQAAVSIRSPLIATWREYIVGLAGPQQRLDGIELTGVKVTGTRATATSRLNDWPDRLFPGRLYTQTAFPTLS is encoded by the coding sequence GTGAGCGATATCCGGACACAGGCAATCCGCGAGGCCTATGCCTCGGTGACATCGGATGTGGTGCTGCAGACGATGGAGCTGCGGCACCCCTCCTTTGTCGAGGGCGGGACGCCGATCGCGCTGCGCTTCGTGCAGGACGGGATCGACCACGACCTGCTGCTGGAAGCGGACGCGCCGATGGACGCGGGGCAGGTCGTGAGTTTCAAGGCCATGCCGTTCGGCTTCACGCCGCCGTCGAGCGAGGAAGGACAGGTGCCGTCGGTCTCCTTCTGGATCGACAATGTGTCGTCGGAAATCCATCGCCATTTGCAGGCGGCGGTGTCGATCCGCTCGCCGCTGATCGCGACCTGGCGGGAATATATCGTCGGGCTTGCCGGTCCGCAGCAGCGGCTCGACGGGATCGAACTGACCGGCGTCAAGGTGACGGGCACGCGGGCGACTGCGACCTCGCGGCTGAACGACTGGCCGGACCGGCTGTTTCCGGGTCGGCTCTACACACAAACGGCGTTCCCGACATTGTCATGA